A part of Agrobacterium vitis genomic DNA contains:
- a CDS encoding PLP-dependent transferase codes for MNETPRFDPVAKTIPVPPLPGFTGHDPFDAAVPPIYQTSLFLFDSYAELEDVFAGRSHKPIYSRGDNPTVQILERRIAEMEGAEAARAFSSGMGAIAATILAFVNPGDRIVTVRHVYSDAFRFFEKVLKRFGVLVDYIDGTDTESLIAALPGAKLAYLESPTSMVFELQDLVAVAAAARRHGVLTIVDNSWATPLYQKPIAAGIDLVIHAASKYLGGQSDTVAGLVTGSKEHIARINGEIFPYTGAKLSPFEAWLVLRNLETLPFRMRHHHEAGLEVAHWLKASQAVGRVMHPVFSDHPGSNTLTGFGGLFSFEVTDDIDVAAFVDALQLVRIGVSWGGPESLVVPAKAALSISPETNVFARFGVSDRTIRLNVGLHEAKAIIADLQQALAQAAR; via the coding sequence ATGAACGAGACCCCACGATTCGACCCCGTCGCGAAAACCATTCCGGTTCCACCACTTCCCGGCTTTACCGGTCACGACCCCTTCGATGCCGCCGTGCCGCCGATCTATCAGACATCGCTGTTTCTGTTCGACAGCTATGCAGAGTTGGAAGATGTTTTTGCCGGGCGCTCCCACAAGCCGATCTATTCGCGCGGCGACAATCCAACCGTTCAGATCCTTGAGCGCCGGATCGCCGAGATGGAAGGCGCGGAGGCTGCGCGGGCCTTTTCCAGCGGCATGGGCGCGATTGCCGCGACCATTCTCGCCTTCGTCAATCCAGGCGACCGGATCGTCACCGTCCGCCATGTCTATAGCGATGCGTTCCGGTTTTTCGAAAAAGTGCTGAAGCGCTTCGGCGTTCTCGTCGATTATATCGATGGCACGGATACCGAAAGCCTGATTGCCGCCCTTCCGGGCGCCAAACTCGCCTATCTCGAAAGTCCGACCTCGATGGTGTTCGAGCTTCAGGATCTGGTCGCGGTTGCTGCGGCGGCGCGGCGCCATGGTGTGTTGACCATTGTCGATAATTCCTGGGCAACACCGCTCTATCAAAAGCCAATTGCCGCTGGCATCGATCTCGTTATTCACGCCGCCTCGAAATATCTGGGCGGCCAGAGCGATACGGTCGCCGGTCTCGTCACCGGATCAAAGGAGCATATCGCCCGGATCAACGGCGAAATCTTTCCCTATACGGGTGCCAAGCTTTCGCCCTTCGAGGCCTGGCTGGTGCTGCGCAATCTTGAAACGCTACCATTCCGCATGCGCCACCACCACGAGGCGGGTCTCGAGGTCGCGCACTGGCTGAAGGCCAGCCAGGCTGTAGGACGGGTCATGCACCCGGTGTTCAGCGATCATCCGGGTAGCAACACATTGACGGGCTTTGGCGGGTTGTTTTCGTTTGAAGTGACCGATGACATTGACGTCGCCGCGTTTGTCGATGCCTTGCAACTGGTGCGGATCGGGGTCAGCTGGGGCGGGCCGGAAAGCCTTGTGGTGCCTGCCAAGGCGGCGCTCAGCATTTCGCCGGAAACCAATGTCTTTGCCCGTTTCGGCGTCAGCGACCGGACCATCCGGCTCAATGTCGGACTGCATGAGGCAAAGGCGATCATCGCAGATCTGCAACAGGCTCTGGCGCAGGCTGCACGGTAA
- a CDS encoding MATE family efflux transporter, with translation MTSSTTKMAADLNDPRIKRLVMIVALPAVAGLTASAAHHAVNAMFIGALGPQALAGVSLVLPLFLLVSAATEGLGIGLATLLARSLGQGDVKAASSVAVTALVAAVPMGIVLSTLIYLALPAFVRAVGGEGDLLASGLIYGRLIAFGVTLGMLQAICDFIAIAEGNSRFSMTVLIASFALNIALDPVFIFLLDFREAGAAIATMVSTVAALLAYAVYFYRRLGNVRIDLNLIRWHLLKPISSIGIPACATSIVTGIGFMVLLRQASQSGGDPGVAAIAIAIRLIAFGQLPVFGFCLGAQSVVSHAVGLGDDQRIKAAIRFMLMVTIPVALCYSTLLLVAAGPIARLFTDSPEVAEQTAACLRLLFPVFPLAAFQSVLLVMLQSRGRAGLSALVGLAPNGYMLIPLLMLLPAWLGFTGVAIAPAAAAGLTAALGIVVARREWATILPSNLPKGDGPLSGLSTLHPETRGLS, from the coding sequence ATGACATCTTCAACGACGAAAATGGCGGCGGATCTCAACGATCCGCGCATCAAGCGTCTGGTGATGATCGTCGCCCTGCCCGCTGTGGCAGGACTAACGGCCAGCGCCGCCCACCACGCCGTCAACGCCATGTTCATCGGTGCATTGGGGCCTCAGGCGCTGGCAGGCGTCAGCCTCGTGCTGCCGCTGTTTCTGCTGGTTAGCGCTGCAACGGAAGGCTTGGGCATCGGCCTTGCCACGCTTCTGGCGCGCTCACTCGGTCAGGGCGATGTGAAGGCCGCTTCCTCGGTGGCAGTGACCGCCCTGGTTGCCGCCGTGCCGATGGGCATCGTGCTATCCACGCTGATTTACCTCGCCTTGCCCGCTTTCGTGCGAGCGGTGGGCGGTGAAGGCGACCTTCTCGCCTCGGGCCTGATCTATGGACGGCTGATCGCCTTTGGCGTGACGCTCGGCATGTTGCAGGCGATCTGCGATTTTATTGCCATTGCCGAGGGCAATTCCCGTTTCTCGATGACGGTGTTGATCGCCAGCTTCGCCCTCAACATCGCCCTTGATCCGGTGTTTATTTTCCTGCTCGATTTCCGAGAAGCGGGTGCCGCCATTGCCACCATGGTATCGACGGTTGCTGCCCTTCTGGCCTATGCCGTTTATTTCTATCGTCGGCTGGGCAATGTCCGAATTGATCTGAACCTGATCCGCTGGCACCTGCTGAAGCCGATCTCCAGCATCGGCATCCCGGCCTGTGCCACCAGCATCGTCACCGGCATCGGCTTCATGGTTCTGTTGCGCCAGGCCAGCCAAAGCGGCGGTGATCCAGGCGTTGCCGCCATTGCCATTGCCATCCGGCTGATTGCCTTCGGGCAATTGCCGGTCTTCGGCTTCTGCCTCGGCGCGCAAAGTGTCGTCAGCCATGCCGTGGGGCTGGGTGATGACCAGCGGATCAAGGCCGCCATTCGCTTCATGCTGATGGTCACCATTCCCGTTGCTCTCTGCTACTCCACGCTCTTGCTGGTCGCAGCCGGGCCCATTGCCCGGCTGTTCACCGATAGCCCTGAGGTTGCCGAGCAAACCGCCGCCTGTCTTCGTCTGCTGTTTCCGGTTTTTCCGCTGGCCGCCTTCCAATCCGTGCTTCTGGTCATGCTGCAATCACGTGGACGGGCTGGCTTGTCCGCCTTGGTCGGGCTGGCGCCGAACGGTTACATGCTGATCCCGCTGCTTATGCTTTTACCGGCCTGGCTTGGCTTTACCGGCGTTGCAATTGCGCCTGCCGCCGCGGCAGGGCTGACCGCCGCTCTCGGCATTGTCGTCGCCCGCCGCGAATGGGCGACCATACTTCCTTCCAACCTTCCTAAAGGCGACGGCCCACTTTCCGGCCTCTCCACACTCCATCCCGAGACCAGAGGTTTGTCATGA
- a CDS encoding GNAT family N-acetyltransferase — MDASLAIVQSNTGTPCSSLRLPADGFRSYSLDGAQSLIVFSSGDSLRVERAGSALASERVVWTSGRIVWSDTPRLIVEALFTDRDMASQVGYRSALGAMLEAVLTCHPEIHTLAVDLPDSVDGAPFAASGMLLPAENGWIAKAQGFFQQSALWLGHVPPAYPDIPVMTNGVLHPLRPPKPVGPVYSRFIPWLDTMLGFHVASPEADLPHFHPWMNDPRVAAIWEDNGTLSQHRDFLENRLADPRTLPLIGTFGGTPFGYFELYWAKEDRLGPHYDADSHDRGWHVAIGEDAFRGKPYVSAWLPSLMHYMFLADPRTRRIVGEPIHHHHQQIRNLDHSGFAKIKHVQFSHKKALLVMLLRERFFADQLLSPDLTGLVGKDGLAVPGSQIPGSLVRGGL; from the coding sequence ATGGACGCCTCTCTCGCAATCGTGCAATCGAACACCGGCACGCCTTGCTCCAGCCTGCGCCTTCCCGCAGATGGCTTCCGCAGTTATTCCTTAGACGGTGCGCAATCTTTGATTGTATTTTCCAGCGGCGATAGCTTGCGTGTCGAACGCGCTGGCTCTGCCCTCGCCAGCGAACGCGTCGTCTGGACCAGTGGACGCATCGTCTGGTCGGACACGCCCCGGCTGATCGTTGAAGCGCTTTTCACGGACCGGGACATGGCTTCGCAAGTCGGCTATAGGTCCGCACTTGGCGCCATGCTTGAGGCAGTTTTGACCTGCCACCCCGAAATCCATACCCTTGCCGTGGATCTGCCGGACAGTGTGGACGGTGCGCCCTTTGCCGCTTCCGGCATGCTCCTGCCCGCAGAGAATGGCTGGATCGCAAAAGCCCAGGGCTTTTTCCAGCAATCAGCACTCTGGCTTGGCCATGTGCCACCTGCATATCCCGATATTCCGGTGATGACCAATGGTGTCTTGCATCCCCTACGACCGCCAAAGCCGGTCGGGCCGGTCTATAGCCGTTTCATCCCCTGGCTGGATACGATGCTCGGCTTTCACGTCGCCTCGCCTGAAGCGGATCTGCCGCATTTCCACCCCTGGATGAACGATCCCCGCGTGGCCGCGATCTGGGAGGACAATGGCACACTTTCCCAACATCGTGACTTTCTCGAAAACCGGCTTGCCGACCCCCGCACCTTGCCGCTGATCGGCACGTTCGGTGGCACGCCGTTTGGCTATTTCGAGCTTTACTGGGCCAAGGAAGACCGGCTCGGGCCGCATTACGATGCCGATAGCCATGACCGCGGCTGGCATGTGGCAATTGGCGAGGATGCATTTCGCGGCAAGCCCTATGTCAGCGCCTGGTTGCCCTCGCTGATGCACTACATGTTCCTCGCGGACCCGCGCACGCGGCGCATCGTCGGCGAACCCATCCACCATCATCACCAGCAGATCCGCAACCTGGATCATTCTGGCTTTGCCAAAATCAAGCATGTGCAGTTTTCCCATAAGAAGGCTTTGCTGGTCATGCTGCTGCGCGAACGTTTCTTTGCCGACCAGTTGCTTTCGCCTGACCTGACCGGCCTGGTCGGTAAGGATGGCCTTGCCGTTCCAGGCTCCCAGATTCCAGGATCGCTGGTCAGGGGCGGCCTGTAA
- a CDS encoding non-ribosomal peptide synthetase has translation MTIHDRSTTTAPIAKAGFHDGHAWPLSSQQSRIWLLSQAGHEAVYGRQTIGFRFAPVGIDRVHASIEFLVRRHPLLTCRFEVRAGGIVYQMLSQNAVPVAERELTKGEDLEAASKEVAAAYSGRPLDLEKDADAQFTLFTTGGQAVGVLLALHPLIGDRAALDRLAVDFVNGLERRADRAGEEAGVIDAAQHCLAQGLTQGAAMPRTSDADADFWFDRLAAQETVAMLPTQAPAAGMTSAGQQAWSEKVIEVACSASTSVADVTQDSLAALAIVLRRYSGCGTQRIGLVTRQVDCPVATRTEDLLLVTSEIDGSLALNAVRERLAEGVATALSRRLSFEALTDALARRDDGFEAASLVATVLDVRPALQLGAQVLSGQPVTVLVEPPARRDAGLVVTVSGLGTETLAIRLGYDPQSHSDAMIYRFARDLRLAFDALSNQPEQPVKTIAFMPTEELEQLSAPYPDQPEIDDGTPIHQVISAQAQRRPEAFAVAQGDTSITHGALEAAANRLAHRLVAMGIGPEDRVAVALNKSIDAIIAILAVLKAGGAFTPVEPDHPEARNRHILSAPGLALVISRSRYITDLPRDIGTPILNLDKLDLSSESTEPPVIAIAPAQLAYVIYTSGSTGIPKGVAVEHGPLAHHCKATLRIYEMDENSCEYPVLPFTSDGGHERWMVPLMAGGGVVLTADKLATPEDAFALMRRHGVNNASLPTSYVRGLAEYAAEKGGIPQLRLYSFGGEALSQAVFDLLTDNLKAQMLINGYGPTETIMTPMVWKIPAGTRFEGTVAPIGRGVGDRRIYVLDSDLVPVPVGVIGEIHIGGSGIARGYLGQPELTAERFIDNPFSTNGGRMYKSGDLGRWREDGTVEFAGRVDHQIKLRGYRIEPGEIEAVLRADPNVSEAVVLLHQDSGRSALIAYVVPREDEDVSVNDLRRAAVTALPDYMVPQHIMVLDALPMGPNSKLDRSALPLPKLQRDIVAPANDKEAAILEVWKQILDITELSVTENFFDVGGQSLAAVRIVSRLKMQHPKWPLTIADMFNYPTVRDLALAMDENRQEDKVGAIYLRRDGDRPVLYCFPGLLVSTREYMRLVDYLGPNQPATGFVCYSLTETPALSTRVEDITARYAEAVRSQAKGRPCAFLGWSWGGLLAYEAAQQLGNDVDLRMIGMVDVCDMGDEFAIGVWPHFEPGVREHTHEAVQRWLKVAPMREAWLTLMAAMDDEVYEQFLHHIVKHNVPLPVDGPDIGSEEHIFWVLLDNAMIFRNYQLKTSQFRIHAFSAEDSVTRGLSVIDWRRYSPNATACELVTGTNHLSIIGKSRFHQRFAQRLDLAIQGKS, from the coding sequence ATGACAATTCATGATCGGTCGACAACAACCGCTCCAATCGCCAAGGCTGGCTTTCACGATGGGCATGCATGGCCCTTATCATCGCAGCAATCGCGGATCTGGCTCTTGTCGCAGGCGGGGCATGAGGCTGTCTATGGGCGTCAGACTATAGGCTTTCGTTTTGCGCCTGTGGGGATCGATAGAGTACACGCATCGATTGAATTTTTGGTGCGGCGTCATCCCTTGTTGACCTGCCGCTTCGAGGTGCGGGCGGGCGGGATCGTTTATCAAATGCTGAGCCAAAATGCCGTGCCTGTTGCCGAGCGTGAGCTGACAAAGGGTGAGGATCTCGAGGCCGCGTCAAAAGAGGTTGCCGCCGCCTATTCTGGAAGGCCGCTTGATCTGGAAAAGGATGCCGATGCCCAGTTTACGCTGTTTACGACAGGGGGGCAGGCGGTTGGCGTTCTGTTGGCATTGCATCCTCTGATCGGCGACCGGGCGGCACTCGACCGATTGGCCGTCGATTTCGTTAATGGACTAGAGCGGCGGGCTGATCGAGCGGGCGAAGAGGCGGGTGTGATCGATGCCGCACAACACTGCCTTGCCCAAGGGCTGACCCAGGGCGCAGCAATGCCCCGGACATCCGATGCCGATGCCGATTTCTGGTTTGACCGGTTGGCAGCACAGGAAACGGTGGCGATGCTGCCCACCCAGGCTCCAGCGGCAGGCATGACGAGTGCTGGTCAGCAGGCATGGAGCGAAAAGGTTATCGAGGTGGCGTGCTCTGCCTCTACATCTGTGGCTGATGTGACGCAGGACAGTCTGGCAGCTCTGGCCATTGTGCTTCGCCGCTATAGCGGTTGTGGTACGCAGCGGATCGGTCTGGTGACACGGCAGGTCGATTGCCCGGTTGCGACCCGCACTGAAGATCTGTTGCTCGTCACCAGCGAGATCGACGGCAGTTTGGCTCTCAATGCGGTGCGCGAGCGGCTGGCCGAGGGTGTTGCAACCGCGCTGTCCCGCCGCCTGTCGTTCGAAGCACTGACGGATGCCCTGGCGCGGCGTGATGATGGATTCGAGGCGGCCAGCCTGGTTGCAACAGTGCTGGATGTACGGCCCGCCCTCCAGCTAGGGGCCCAGGTTCTGTCCGGTCAGCCGGTCACCGTTCTGGTGGAGCCGCCTGCGCGTCGCGATGCAGGTCTGGTGGTTACCGTTTCCGGCCTGGGTACGGAGACATTGGCGATCCGGCTTGGCTATGATCCACAGAGCCATAGTGATGCAATGATTTACCGGTTTGCCCGCGATCTCCGTCTGGCATTCGATGCCCTAAGCAATCAACCGGAGCAGCCCGTGAAGACGATTGCCTTCATGCCGACTGAAGAACTGGAGCAGCTGTCGGCACCCTATCCCGACCAGCCTGAGATCGATGACGGCACACCGATCCATCAGGTGATTTCGGCGCAGGCGCAGCGCAGGCCCGAAGCTTTCGCGGTGGCGCAGGGCGATACGTCGATTACCCATGGCGCGCTGGAGGCCGCCGCCAACCGGCTCGCCCATCGGCTGGTCGCGATGGGGATCGGCCCGGAAGACCGGGTTGCCGTGGCGCTGAACAAATCCATCGACGCAATCATCGCCATTCTGGCGGTGTTGAAGGCCGGTGGTGCTTTTACCCCGGTCGAGCCGGATCATCCAGAAGCCCGCAACCGCCATATCCTGAGCGCGCCGGGCTTGGCGCTGGTGATCTCGCGCAGCCGCTACATCACCGATCTGCCGCGTGATATCGGCACGCCGATCCTCAATCTCGATAAACTCGATCTATCCTCGGAAAGCACCGAGCCGCCGGTCATCGCTATTGCTCCGGCCCAGCTTGCTTATGTGATCTATACCTCCGGCTCCACCGGTATCCCGAAGGGGGTGGCCGTGGAGCATGGTCCGCTGGCGCATCATTGCAAGGCGACGCTGCGCATCTACGAAATGGATGAGAATTCCTGCGAATATCCGGTCCTGCCCTTTACTTCGGACGGCGGGCATGAGCGCTGGATGGTGCCGCTGATGGCGGGTGGCGGCGTGGTGCTGACGGCGGATAAGCTGGCGACGCCGGAAGATGCTTTCGCGCTGATGCGCAGGCACGGCGTCAACAATGCCAGTCTGCCGACCAGCTATGTGCGCGGCCTTGCCGAATATGCGGCGGAAAAGGGCGGAATACCGCAGTTGCGGCTCTATTCCTTTGGCGGTGAAGCGCTATCCCAGGCGGTCTTCGATCTGCTGACCGACAATCTCAAGGCGCAGATGCTGATCAACGGCTATGGGCCAACCGAAACCATCATGACGCCGATGGTGTGGAAAATTCCGGCGGGAACCCGGTTCGAGGGTACCGTTGCGCCGATTGGCCGGGGTGTGGGTGACCGTCGCATCTATGTGCTGGATAGCGATTTGGTGCCAGTGCCGGTTGGGGTGATCGGCGAAATTCATATCGGCGGTAGCGGCATTGCCCGTGGCTATCTCGGCCAGCCGGAGCTGACGGCGGAGCGTTTCATCGATAATCCGTTTTCCACCAATGGTGGGCGGATGTACAAGTCTGGAGATCTGGGCCGCTGGCGCGAAGACGGCACGGTGGAATTTGCCGGTCGGGTCGATCACCAGATCAAATTGCGCGGCTATCGTATCGAGCCGGGCGAAATCGAGGCGGTTCTGCGGGCCGATCCGAACGTGTCGGAAGCCGTGGTGCTGTTGCATCAGGATAGCGGGCGTAGCGCGTTGATCGCCTATGTGGTGCCCCGGGAAGACGAGGATGTGAGCGTCAACGATCTTCGCCGTGCTGCGGTCACCGCCCTGCCGGATTACATGGTGCCGCAACATATCATGGTGCTCGATGCCCTGCCGATGGGGCCGAACAGCAAGCTCGACCGCAGCGCGCTGCCGCTGCCCAAGCTGCAACGTGACATCGTCGCGCCTGCCAACGACAAGGAAGCTGCCATTCTTGAGGTCTGGAAACAGATCCTCGATATCACTGAGCTCAGCGTGACCGAAAACTTCTTCGATGTCGGCGGCCAGTCGCTGGCGGCGGTGCGGATCGTTTCGCGGCTGAAGATGCAGCACCCGAAATGGCCGCTGACCATTGCCGATATGTTCAACTATCCAACGGTGCGGGATCTGGCACTGGCGATGGACGAAAACCGGCAGGAGGACAAAGTTGGGGCGATCTATCTGCGCCGCGACGGCGACCGTCCGGTACTCTATTGCTTCCCGGGTCTTCTGGTCAGCACGCGCGAATATATGCGGCTGGTGGATTATCTCGGGCCGAACCAGCCGGCCACTGGCTTCGTCTGCTATTCGCTGACCGAAACGCCAGCGCTCAGCACCAGGGTAGAGGATATTACTGCCCGCTATGCCGAAGCGGTGCGCAGCCAGGCCAAGGGGCGGCCTTGCGCCTTTCTTGGCTGGTCCTGGGGCGGGCTTCTGGCCTATGAGGCGGCGCAGCAGCTCGGCAATGACGTCGATCTTCGGATGATCGGCATGGTCGATGTCTGCGACATGGGCGATGAATTTGCCATTGGCGTCTGGCCGCATTTCGAGCCTGGCGTGCGTGAGCACACCCATGAAGCCGTGCAACGCTGGCTGAAGGTCGCGCCGATGCGCGAGGCCTGGCTGACGCTGATGGCGGCAATGGATGATGAGGTTTACGAGCAATTCCTGCATCATATCGTCAAGCATAACGTGCCGCTGCCTGTCGATGGGCCGGATATCGGCTCGGAAGAGCATATTTTCTGGGTTCTGCTCGATAACGCGATGATTTTCCGCAATTATCAGCTGAAAACCTCGCAGTTCCGTATTCATGCGTTCTCAGCGGAAGATTCGGTAACGCGGGGTCTCAGCGTCATCGACTGGCGTCGCTATTCGCCCAATGCCACCGCTTGCGAATTGGTGACCGGCACCAACCACCTGTCGATCATCGGCAAGTCCCGTTTTCATCAGCGCTTTGCCCAGCGGCTCGATCTCGCCATTCAAGGCAAGTCGTAA
- a CDS encoding lysine N(6)-hydroxylase/L-ornithine N(5)-oxygenase family protein → MTSHVLDLAGAGIGPFNLSIAAQLDSIPAVTAQFFDSRPAFSWHPGMMLPGADMQTSFLKDLVTGTNPTSPWSFLSYLVRHKRFYQFLNAEYEAVPRKEFADYLGWVARGLPSLSFGQTVRQVDAVDRLLSIDVDGARVLARNMAVGIGKKPSLPIWAEGLPKSMIFHSSEATARLGDIKARRVAVIGGGQSGAEIVDALLDLKSVASIHWISRRPNFEPLDATPFTNELFTPAYMDCFHGLAEDLRITHTRRQLLASDGVSPSTLKKLYRRLYERQLETAGRDEGMMLRPHRDVIAAKRSGSVIELTMRNGFDDSIETIEVEMIVAATGYRFELPEFLRSFEDRIEQNSLGEPVLNRDFSLMWDGPEENRIFVLNAGRHSHGIAEPQLSLAAWRSAVIVNAMLGYDYFDLTQPQPMVQWESQGRANEMSSRLGEAAE, encoded by the coding sequence ATGACATCCCACGTGCTCGATCTGGCTGGAGCCGGCATTGGTCCGTTCAATCTCAGCATTGCGGCGCAGCTGGATTCGATCCCAGCGGTCACGGCGCAATTTTTTGACAGCCGCCCGGCGTTTTCCTGGCATCCGGGCATGATGCTGCCGGGCGCCGATATGCAGACCTCCTTCCTGAAAGATCTGGTGACAGGGACCAATCCAACCAGCCCCTGGAGCTTCCTGTCCTATCTGGTCCGCCACAAGCGTTTCTATCAGTTTTTGAATGCGGAATATGAGGCGGTGCCGCGCAAGGAATTTGCCGATTATCTGGGCTGGGTGGCCCGTGGCCTGCCATCGCTGTCCTTTGGGCAGACGGTGCGCCAGGTCGATGCGGTGGATCGGCTGTTGTCCATCGATGTGGATGGCGCCCGTGTTCTGGCCCGTAACATGGCCGTTGGCATCGGCAAGAAACCATCCCTGCCGATCTGGGCCGAAGGCCTGCCGAAATCGATGATTTTCCACAGCAGCGAAGCGACCGCGCGGCTCGGTGATATCAAGGCGCGCAGGGTGGCGGTGATTGGCGGCGGCCAGAGCGGCGCCGAGATTGTCGATGCGCTGCTCGACTTGAAAAGTGTTGCGTCGATCCACTGGATCAGCCGCAGGCCGAATTTCGAGCCGCTCGATGCGACACCCTTCACCAACGAATTATTTACTCCGGCTTATATGGATTGCTTCCATGGTCTGGCCGAGGACCTGCGCATTACCCATACCCGCCGCCAGCTTCTGGCCAGTGACGGTGTTTCGCCGTCGACCCTGAAGAAACTCTATCGCCGTCTGTATGAGCGGCAACTGGAAACGGCAGGCAGGGACGAGGGCATGATGTTGCGTCCGCACCGCGACGTGATCGCTGCCAAGCGCAGTGGATCAGTGATCGAACTCACCATGCGCAATGGCTTTGACGACTCAATCGAGACGATTGAGGTCGAGATGATTGTTGCAGCCACCGGCTACCGCTTCGAATTGCCGGAATTCCTGCGCTCGTTTGAAGACCGGATCGAGCAGAACAGCCTGGGTGAACCTGTGCTCAATCGTGATTTTTCGCTCATGTGGGACGGGCCGGAGGAAAACCGGATTTTCGTGCTGAATGCCGGGCGCCATAGCCACGGGATTGCCGAGCCACAGCTCAGTCTGGCGGCCTGGAGAAGTGCGGTTATCGTCAATGCCATGCTTGGCTATGATTATTTCGACCTCACGCAGCCACAACCTATGGTGCAATGGGAAAGCCAGGGCAGGGCGAACGAAATGTCTTCTCGTCTGGGAGAGGCTGCCGAATAA
- a CDS encoding sigma-70 family RNA polymerase sigma factor, producing the protein MIANISQSICDEQINIALMVKPKLLGAARRITGCASLAEDVVQEVLLQLIAKPLPPDIAVPASYMMRMVRNLATDHMRRLRYERGLFADEEEGDNTSDYGSPEEHLREVEAYQAFCCTIEAMPARTRKFYEDHFFEGVPQNIIARQAGVSCALVCGLLRDAHAQCLAAICPDGVECRASNRKVKRHALPTPPLNKEVHPLYCNRSAA; encoded by the coding sequence ATGATAGCCAATATTTCGCAATCGATATGTGACGAACAGATAAACATTGCCCTGATGGTCAAGCCAAAACTGCTGGGCGCTGCACGGCGGATTACCGGTTGTGCCTCTTTGGCGGAAGACGTCGTTCAGGAAGTGCTTTTGCAACTTATCGCAAAGCCGTTGCCGCCTGATATTGCAGTTCCCGCATCCTATATGATGCGGATGGTGCGCAATCTTGCGACCGACCATATGCGCCGACTGCGCTATGAGCGAGGCCTGTTTGCCGATGAGGAAGAGGGTGACAACACTTCCGATTACGGCAGCCCTGAAGAGCATTTGCGCGAAGTGGAAGCCTATCAGGCCTTCTGCTGCACCATAGAGGCTATGCCAGCCCGGACCCGCAAATTCTACGAGGACCATTTCTTCGAAGGGGTACCGCAAAATATCATCGCCAGGCAGGCGGGTGTCTCCTGTGCCCTGGTCTGCGGGCTGCTGCGTGATGCCCATGCCCAATGCCTGGCTGCCATCTGCCCGGATGGGGTGGAATGCCGGGCCTCAAACCGCAAAGTTAAACGCCATGCGTTGCCGACGCCCCCGCTAAACAAGGAGGTACACCCGCTCTATTGCAACCGTTCGGCGGCTTGA
- a CDS encoding GNAT family N-acetyltransferase: MSELSDWFTEPAVIEACAAAAETLPMFGCLDGNTVAGFVMLKPHLPDAVEIVAIGTRQAYHRQGAGRLLLSAAEDFARKAGCRLVTVKTLAPRGKQEPQYDATRAFYDRNGFIRAEVFPTLWHEEHPCLMLVKPLAAGD; the protein is encoded by the coding sequence ATGTCTGAACTGTCCGACTGGTTTACAGAGCCCGCTGTGATTGAGGCGTGTGCCGCAGCGGCCGAGACCTTGCCGATGTTCGGCTGCCTTGACGGGAACACCGTCGCCGGATTTGTCATGCTGAAACCGCATCTGCCCGATGCCGTGGAGATCGTGGCAATCGGCACCCGCCAGGCCTATCATCGCCAGGGCGCAGGCAGGCTTCTTCTATCAGCAGCGGAGGATTTTGCCCGCAAGGCTGGTTGCCGGCTGGTCACGGTGAAAACCCTGGCGCCGCGCGGCAAACAGGAACCGCAATACGACGCCACGCGCGCCTTCTATGACCGAAATGGATTTATTCGAGCCGAAGTGTTTCCCACCCTTTGGCATGAGGAGCATCCGTGTCTGATGCTTGTGAAACCTTTGGCAGCCGGGGATTAA